A genomic window from Klebsiella quasipneumoniae subsp. quasipneumoniae includes:
- a CDS encoding GNAT family N-acetyltransferase: MITSFSLRTLSRDDILHHLPALSDILASCVNGGASVSFMLPFSQQTATTFWQHVANSVAAGERIVLAALDAEERAVGTVQLITSQPENQPHRADVAKLLVHQNARRLGIANALMAELEQTARRVGKTVLVLDTATGSGAEQFYVRCGWEKVGEIPRYALMPDGAMTATSLFYKFLP; this comes from the coding sequence ATGATCACATCATTTTCACTGCGCACGTTATCGCGCGACGATATTCTTCATCACCTTCCGGCATTAAGCGATATCCTGGCGAGCTGCGTGAACGGCGGCGCCTCGGTGAGCTTTATGCTGCCTTTCAGTCAGCAGACGGCGACGACCTTCTGGCAACATGTCGCCAACAGCGTGGCGGCCGGGGAGCGCATCGTGCTGGCCGCCCTTGACGCTGAGGAACGTGCCGTCGGCACCGTGCAACTTATCACCAGCCAACCGGAAAACCAGCCCCATCGTGCGGACGTGGCCAAACTTTTGGTTCACCAAAATGCCCGTCGCCTGGGGATTGCCAACGCGCTGATGGCGGAGCTGGAGCAAACCGCCCGGCGGGTAGGTAAGACGGTGCTGGTGCTGGACACGGCGACCGGCAGCGGGGCGGAACAGTTCTATGTCCGCTGTGGCTGGGAAAAAGTGGGCGAAATTCCGCGCTATGCGCTGATGCCTGACGGTGCGATGACCGCCACTTCACTGTTCTATAAGTTTCTTCCCTGA
- a CDS encoding GGDEF domain-containing protein — MSSLSIRSFTLFREEQPVRDALVLFTLTLLLHFLGAMLRLVQELSFFWPLNAVMAGIFARYVWLNRSYFYAVCFAAMLVYDGLTSRWGMGFASLLINFSNIVFIVTLAQLVLWDKRRADSMPGPINALNLFCFCLLAALLCAAVGALGSVDVERATFIPQLADWFSEQFSTAVLILPFILTLTLPSALSGFRFRQLLPALALVLSIALGVAVGGAGSITFPLPALIWCAVRYPLPLTCLLTFLTGIGEILLVANSLIHFSPDTRMQPWQLFSTRLGIAAMLISPVIVASSVEAINMLVKQLALRADFDFQTRVYSRSGLSEALKRQALPAGKLLTVMVLDIDGFKRVNDALGHEGGDCVLTQFAQQVRQLVGEQGMVARIGGEEFAVAAVVDSTQQGYLLAEKIRHGVESQAFGWGHNPIHLTISMGLETREVGQARITELFNQLLLAADDEMVKAKQTGRNRICMPTLTESAP, encoded by the coding sequence ATGTCTTCACTGTCGATTCGGTCATTTACGCTGTTTCGTGAAGAACAACCCGTGCGCGATGCACTGGTCTTATTTACGTTAACGCTATTGCTGCATTTTCTGGGCGCGATGTTGCGTCTGGTGCAGGAGCTCTCTTTCTTCTGGCCGCTCAACGCAGTGATGGCCGGGATCTTTGCGCGCTACGTATGGCTTAATCGCAGCTATTTTTATGCCGTCTGCTTTGCGGCAATGCTGGTCTATGACGGATTAACCTCGCGCTGGGGAATGGGCTTTGCCTCATTGCTGATTAACTTCTCCAATATTGTCTTTATTGTGACCCTGGCGCAGCTGGTGCTGTGGGATAAACGACGCGCCGACTCGATGCCCGGCCCGATTAACGCGCTTAATTTATTCTGTTTCTGTCTGTTAGCCGCGCTGCTGTGCGCAGCGGTCGGCGCGTTGGGGTCGGTGGACGTCGAGCGCGCCACCTTTATTCCCCAGCTGGCGGACTGGTTTAGCGAGCAGTTCTCGACGGCGGTGCTTATTCTGCCGTTTATTCTGACCCTGACGCTGCCCTCCGCGTTAAGCGGTTTTCGCTTTCGCCAGCTGCTGCCCGCGCTGGCGCTGGTGCTGTCGATTGCCCTCGGCGTGGCGGTGGGCGGCGCCGGCAGTATTACCTTCCCGTTACCGGCCCTGATCTGGTGCGCCGTGCGCTATCCGCTGCCGCTGACCTGCCTGTTGACCTTTCTCACCGGCATCGGCGAGATACTGCTGGTGGCCAACTCGTTAATTCACTTTTCGCCGGATACGCGAATGCAGCCGTGGCAGCTGTTCTCCACTCGCCTGGGGATCGCGGCGATGCTGATAAGCCCGGTGATCGTCGCCTCCAGCGTCGAGGCGATCAACATGCTGGTGAAACAGCTGGCCCTGCGCGCTGATTTTGATTTCCAGACCCGGGTCTATTCCCGTTCCGGGCTGAGCGAGGCGCTGAAACGTCAGGCCTTGCCGGCCGGTAAACTGCTGACGGTGATGGTGCTGGACATCGATGGCTTCAAAAGGGTGAACGATGCCCTGGGCCATGAGGGCGGAGATTGCGTACTGACTCAGTTTGCCCAGCAGGTCAGGCAACTGGTGGGCGAGCAGGGTATGGTCGCCCGTATCGGCGGCGAGGAGTTTGCGGTCGCCGCCGTGGTCGACAGCACCCAGCAGGGTTATCTACTGGCGGAGAAGATCCGCCACGGCGTAGAGTCGCAAGCTTTCGGTTGGGGACATAACCCGATCCACCTGACCATCAGTATGGGACTGGAGACACGCGAGGTGGGCCAGGCCCGTATTACCGAGCTGTTTAACCAGCTGCTGCTGGCGGCGGACGATGAAATGGTCAAAGCCAAACAGACAGGCCGTAACCGCATCTGTATGCCGACGCTGACGGAAAGCGCACCATAA
- a CDS encoding DUF4186 domain-containing protein — MVDQDRLFARLARSTFRSRFRLGMKERQYCLDKGPEVIDQHAADFIRQRLASAAPANDGKQTPMRGHPVFIAQHATATCCRGCLEKWHAIPYGRALSEQEQRYIVQVIHRWLVLQMNGPSVR; from the coding sequence ATGGTCGATCAGGATCGCTTGTTTGCTCGCCTGGCGCGTTCGACGTTTCGTTCACGCTTCCGGCTGGGAATGAAAGAGCGGCAATATTGCCTCGATAAAGGGCCGGAGGTCATCGACCAGCATGCCGCCGATTTTATCCGTCAGCGGCTGGCGTCCGCCGCGCCGGCCAATGATGGCAAGCAGACGCCGATGCGCGGTCACCCGGTGTTTATCGCCCAGCACGCGACCGCCACCTGCTGTCGCGGCTGCCTGGAAAAATGGCACGCCATTCCCTACGGCCGCGCGCTGAGCGAGCAGGAGCAGCGCTATATTGTGCAGGTGATCCACCGCTGGCTGGTGCTGCAGATGAACGGCCCGTCTGTGCGCTAA
- the glsB gene encoding glutaminase B, giving the protein MLEAILAEIRPLIGRGKVADYIPALASVSGDKLGIAICTVDGQHFAAGDAHERFSIQSISKVLSLVVAMNHYQEEEIWQRVGKDPSGQPFNSLLQLEIEQGKPRNPFINAGALVVCDMLQSRLSAPRQRMLEIVRRLSGVADIAYDPLVARSEFEHSARNAAIAWLMKSFGNFHNDVATVLQNYFHYCSLEMSCVELARTFLFLADRGIAPHLETPVIAPIQSRQVNALMMTSGMYQNAGEFAWRVGLPAKSGVGGGIVAIVPQEMAIAVWSPELDEAGNSLAGVALLEKLTQRLGRSVF; this is encoded by the coding sequence ATGCTGGAAGCCATTCTGGCAGAAATCAGGCCGCTGATTGGCCGCGGTAAAGTGGCGGATTATATTCCGGCGCTGGCCAGCGTCAGCGGCGATAAGCTTGGCATCGCTATCTGTACGGTGGACGGGCAACATTTTGCCGCCGGCGATGCCCATGAACGATTCTCCATCCAGTCGATCTCCAAGGTATTGAGTCTGGTGGTGGCCATGAACCACTATCAGGAAGAGGAGATCTGGCAGCGGGTGGGGAAAGATCCCTCCGGTCAGCCCTTTAACTCGCTTCTGCAGCTCGAGATCGAGCAGGGCAAACCGCGCAACCCGTTTATCAACGCCGGGGCGCTGGTTGTCTGCGACATGCTGCAGAGCCGGCTCAGCGCGCCGCGCCAGCGAATGCTGGAGATTGTCCGCCGCCTGAGCGGCGTGGCCGATATCGCCTACGATCCGCTGGTGGCCCGCTCTGAGTTTGAGCATTCGGCGCGCAACGCCGCCATCGCCTGGCTGATGAAATCCTTCGGCAACTTCCATAATGATGTCGCCACCGTGCTGCAGAACTATTTCCACTACTGTTCGCTGGAGATGAGCTGCGTCGAGCTGGCGCGAACCTTTCTGTTTCTCGCCGACCGCGGCATCGCCCCGCATCTCGAAACGCCGGTTATCGCGCCGATACAGTCCCGCCAGGTGAATGCCCTGATGATGACCAGCGGCATGTACCAGAACGCCGGCGAGTTTGCCTGGCGCGTCGGTCTGCCGGCGAAATCGGGCGTCGGCGGCGGAATTGTGGCGATTGTGCCCCAGGAGATGGCGATCGCGGTCTGGAGCCCGGAGCTTGACGAGGCGGGGAACTCCCTGGCCGGCGTGGCGCTGCTGGAGAAACTGACTCAGCGGCTGGGGAGGTCGGTGTTCTGA